CTTGGTTTGGTTTGAAAAAAGAAGAAATAAAAAACAACTATTAAACATATAAATCAACTACTTTTTAAACTTTTTAGCTTATAATACGAACATAACCAGAAAGTAAACATGTTTGCTTTAGGTCTAAAATAACGAGGCTACGTTTTGTAGCCTCGACTAGTAATTTTTACGACTTACTAATCTTTTAAATATTTATTGCCCTCTTTAATTCTCAAGTATAAATCAAAAATAACCTTTAATAAGTTAATCAGCTCAAAGAATAGCGATATAACAAAAATGATACTAAATTAACTAAAACGTGTTTTTTGAGTTACAACTTTTGGTTTTAGTAAATTCTATTTTAAAAAAGTAAATATTACTAACTTATTTCAATTTAAAATATAATTCTTACAATTTAAGAGTGTAGTTTTATGAAAAAAATTGACGAAACACCTATTATTTATACAAAGACAAATACTAACCAGAAAAAATGTGATCTTGTTGAAGATTTAGGAGGAAATAAATATCAACTATGTAGAGAACCTCAAAAAACAATAACAACAGGTTTTAATAAACTTTCTAAACCTACATTTGTTGTAGATAGTATAGATACGTTTAATAATAAACCTGTAGAGATAAAACAGTTTTATAATCCAAGCCCATTAGATTATTCGCCTTATAACAGTTTACCTACTTCTTATAAGCCTACTCCTCAACAATCTATACAACAATATCCTTCTAAACTTCCTTTTGAGATTGACATGGACTTTGAAAATAAAGAGTTTATGCGGTTAGGGCCAGAAAAATATCAATCACGGTCTTATGTTATCAGTGCTTTATGCAAGGTAAAACAAGGGGAATTAAATACTTCTTCTCCTTTTCCACCGATTACCGATATTACACTCGAGCACTTAAGAAATGGTATTGAAGAAGCTCTTAAATCTACTGAAGGAATAGTTGATATTGCACTACATGCTGAGTTCGGAGTTCTTGCTGGAAGTTTTGCTGGTATGATTATTGGTATAAAATTAGGAGGTAATCCTTATGTTATTGGTGGTTTGACAGTGCTAGGAGGCATATTAGGCGCAATTAGATTTGGTTTAATCGGTCTAGGAGATGTTGGTATGTACGGAGGAGCAGAAACTATAGGAGAAGTTATTAAAGCGCAAGAAAAATTAAAGAGTCAAGAGCCAGTTTCTCAAAAGAAAAATGAAGTTTTAAATACTAATAAACTTTACAAAGGAGAATATGGTTTACTGGGGAAATTAGATATACAAGGAATCACTGGACACGGATATACTCCTCGTACGGAAGAAGCGCATGTTTATGATAGTAACGACAATTTAGTTAAAATTCCAGTTTCTCCTAAGCGTATGGCTGTGTGGTTAAATGATTTAAAAAATAATCCAGGTAGATTTGAAACTACTTTTTACGATAAAAAAATGTGGTCGAGACCTTCTTATGATCCTTATATGAAACGCATATAACTGGGTATTTCTTCATAATAGCGCAACAAATAATATCGTAATTTTATCTAAATTAGAAATTTATAATGAAGAGTAAAACAGACGAACTCACGGAAAAAGCTTTTTATCATGCAATGAATTTTTTTAAGTCTAATGATAGAGGAGTAGACAATCAAAGAGTATGCGTTAAACAATTGATGGAAATAACGGGGTTTGACTTTGATACGTGCCTAAAAATACAAAATCCAATTTTAGATTTTTATATGCAAGTTGATATGAGAAATATAGGTCAATCCGTTATAGAAAATAACCTACGGATGGTTACTCAATCTATTCATAATCACTTATTAGGTTTACAATCAGACCATATATCTATCGAAAAACCTATCGTTAGCGATACTTATATCGGTAGTGATACATATAAAAATATAATAGCAAAAACATCTAGTCCAACGCATGGTTATCTTCTTAGCGATATAAGAACGATAGATATTAGCAAAGCAGGGCTAAAAGACCATGATATAGGAGTATTAGTAAAAAACTTGCAGTATCAATTGTTAAATTTAGATAAGTTTGATGTTAGTCATAATCAATTAGGTTACAGTTCGGTTGAGAATTTGTTTTATACCTTTCGTTTAGGTTCTCCAACTGCTACATACAATATCAAGTATATGAATTTATCTAATAATCAAATAGACGATGATGGTGTCAAATATATCTCTTCTCATTTAAGTGCGGGACTACATCCTAATTTAAGATGTTTAGATGTTACAGGTAATAATTTAAGTTATGGAATGTGTATTGAAATAAGTAAAATCGTTCAAAGTATAGAACAAAATATCAAAATTTTAGTTAATAGATTATTCAGCATAGACACTATAATACAAGGTGGCAAAAAACAAAGTGATTTAGCATTTGGTTCAAAAGAAGAAAAGCAAACTATTATAAAAGAATATCTTAAACATGCTCAAAAGAATGGTGTTGATATTCAAAATGTTGCTGTAAGTAAGGATATTTTTGATAAAATAATAAACAATTATAATTTAGGAAAAAATTTTGTTATTGGATTTACAAAATGTAAAATAGTGCCGAAAAATTTTACTGCTTTTGTTGAAGACAAAATTATAGCTCGCGTATCTCCTTTTGTTTCGGAAATAAAAACAATTACCGATAATGCGTCATGTTATTTTGAAACTTTTGATAAAAGTATTTCTTCACAAGAAGGTATTCAATTTATGTTGGATACTGGAATTGTAACTACAACAGAGTTATTAGGAAATGTGGAATAATATTTATAATTTATTATTTAATAAATTTTTTACTTTTAAAGGTCGTAGCGATAGAAAAGAATATATATTAAAATCATTATTATTTATTCTATGTTTTATAATATGGTCGTATTCTGGAAATTTTAGTAGTAACAACAACTTTTTATTAAAATTGTACGAAATAATAATTTTTATTCTTTTACTAATTATGTTTTTACAATCAATTCCATTAAATGTAAGAAGATTGCATGATGTTAATTGTAGTGGATGGTGGACATTAATTTCATTTATACCTTTCGGCCAACCTGTGATGCTATTTCTTATGATCATAAAAGGAACTTCTGGCACTAACAAATATGGTGAAGAACCTACGTATGAACTACCAACCTAAATAAAATCGGTAGTTCTCAAGTCTAAATATTTGATATATCGTCAATATCATTACAAGCATCAACTTCTTTCACTTCTGATTTTACTTCGCTTTTAGCATCTTTTACTAAACCAACTATTACACTACCAATAAAACTTGTGATGCTACTCAAGAACAATGCGCTAGCATGTAATTTATCAGTAGTGCTATTAGAAATTATGTACGCAATATAACTAGTTAACAATAATAAGTAGACCAATACCGCACGATAGAAAAACACAACATTACTCAACCTTAAATGGTTTAAGGTCGTTCTTCCATTTGTTTGCAATCTCTTGGTTTTCTTTGATTAATTCATTCCAATTATTAAACAGATACTCATTAAGCTTGTTAATGCAGAAAATGTTATCAAGTAACCTTTCGTTGATATCTTGAACCATTTTGCTTGGTACAAGTCTAAACTCATTATCGGTTTTGTTGGTTATTAAGTTGGATAGTTCAGTGATAGAAGAGAAAGAAGAAATTTGCTTTAATTCTTCTGCGGTAAATATAATTTGATTAGACACAATCAATCTCCTTAGCCAAGTTAAAATGGTGCTAGGAGGCTTGTAAAAGTCATTGAAAACAATAACTACCCGTTGTACTTCATGTAAAACACTTATAACAACAGACCCCTAGCAAAAAAAGCCAGAGGCTAAACAGATTGATTTTGCAATGATGTTTACAAGTCATCACTAACCTTGAAACTATATAATGTTTAATTAGGAACGGCAAGAAAACTATAGGTAGAATTGAGTATGATTTTAAACGCTTAAATTACAAAAAAGTTATTTTTTTAATAAAATTTATGAAAATTAAACGAAATATTTTTTTTGTTGAAATTATTATAAATAAGAAGTAAGCTCAATTCTCATCATTTGTTCGTATAAGAACAAATGACAAGAAAGGAGTTTTTTTGTGAAACGACTTTTGAATTGTTATTAATTTATGTTTTAGCGGACTTAGTTAATAACGGAAAGTATTAAATAAAATAATGAAAACTAAATGTAAAGTAAATAATAATTTTGTAGATACCGCAGCAACAGCTTTGTTGTAGTTGTATTATAGCAAAATTCTTATTTCTTTACAAGTATAAACAGTCTAAAATTACATTATTATATACGTTCTAAACTTAGTCAATCGTACTAAGTAGTTCAAAGTTCCTCTTCATAAAAAGCTTCTAGTTTTTAATCATTAAAAATTATGAGGCGTTATGGCTAATTTATCTAATATTCAAAAAGAAACAATAACAACAGAAGAAAATTTAACTCCTGAAGAAATACAAGAGCTAATCCATCCGTCCGAGGATGAACCAAATGCACAACATCCTTTAACTAAGCGTTTTTACTTAGCCGAGGACGTAGTCGGCAAACAAATAGAAGGTATCCCTCTAATCACTATCGATAGCACTAAGGATTACAACGAAAAGTTTGGTTGCGTGCCAGATTATTATTTTTCTTACTTTAACGGAAACGGAGATTTTGTTTTTTATATAACTCGTTACAACAAAGAAAACACTAAAAGCGGAAAAAAAGAGACTAGACCCCTAAGATTTAACAAAGATAAGAACAAGTGGTGGAAGTCTTTAAATAAGGAAGAAACCAGACCTTTATATAATCTGTTAGAGTTAAAGCAACGCCCTAATGCAAAAGTAATAGTGGTAGAAGGCGAGTTGAAAGCTGAAATCGCAAAGGATTTATTCCCTGAATGCGTTATCGTTGCTTCTTCATTCGGTGGTAAAGCTTTTTCTAAAACAGATTGGTCCGAATTAAAGAATAGAGAAGTGGTAATAGCTCCAGATAATGATAAAACGGGAACGGAATACGGCGAAGCGGTCATAAAACAACTAAAGAAAAACAGAGCCGCTAAAATTGAGTTGTTACTACCAAAAACCTTAGGGCAATACATTATCCAAAATAACAAGTGGGTCAAAAGAGACGGGGAAGTACCGCCGAAATATGACGTAGCAAACGCAGTAGCGGACGGATGGACTAGAGAACTTGTGCAAAAAGCTATGGTTGAGTTTAGATCGTTCTTTACTCCGATAGTAACAAATGAATTTATAGAAGATACTGAGAATGTTTATGAGAATGAAGAAGTTTTAAGGTTAGGAAATTATACCTTTAAGCTTGGAGGTAAAACTCTGTTTTTGGAACATATAATCAAAGAAAAGCCCCTTTATGATGCTGGTGGAAATATAAACGATCTCGGCTTAGTTATAAAGACCAAGCAGGTTTGGATACCTTTAAGCGGTCATGTAAAAGTAACTCACCTTATTAGAGATATCGAGAGTAATAACTGGGGGCTGCTTGTAAATATGATTGATATAGACGGCAGAGAAAAAGATATCGTTATTCACAAAAAGGATTTAGCTACCGACAAATCGACTATGGAACTATTGCTAGGTAGAGGCTTACGAATTAACAAGCTTAAAAAGGTTGTAGGTAACTTGTTAATGGGGGAAATCTTACACGATTATCTTAATACCAGCGCTCCTGACAAAAGAGCAATAGGCTCTGAAAAAGTAGGGTGGAACAGTAGCAGTTACCTCATGCCTTACGTAAACAATCCAAGAAATGCTTATCACATAGCCAACAACGCCCCTAAAGAAGATTTTGTTTTACAATCTCACTCCTCGACTTCAAGAAAACTAGAAAAGCGTGGAACTTTAGAAAGTTGGCAGCAAGAAATAGGAAAATATGCGGAAGATAACCACGTATTAGAATTTGTAGCCAGTGCCGCTTTTACCGCTCCGTTACTTGAACCTACAAACCAAGAAGGCTTTGCTATTCTTCTTTGCGGAAATTCTAGCATAGGAAAAAGCACCGCACTATCTGTAGCTAATTCAATTTGGGGAAGCGGCAAGCCTTCTTCTTTTAGAATTACCGATAATGCGGCAGAAAGTTTGCTAAAGAATTGCAATGACGGCTTAGTTACTCTTGATGAGTTGGGACAGGCTCAAGCGTCCTCTTTAGGTGATATAATTTATATGATTACCAACGGCATAGGTAAGGGCAGAGCTAAGAAAAACGGCGAAGCTCAAGCGGTTTCTGCATTTAAAGTTGTGGTGATAGCTAGCGGTGAAGTTGGTGCGGAAGGAAAACTAGCCGAGAAAGGAAAGAGTGTTACGGCAGGACAAAGCGTAAGGTTGATAGACTTAAACGCTGTAATGGAACACGGAATTTTTAATACCTTGCATCATTTTAACAGCGGCAGTGAATTATCCGACCATCTCAAGAAAGCTAGCGTTGATAATCAAGGTGTGGTTATCGATGAATTTTTGAAATATATAACCGCTAATTTTGATGAGGTGTTAGAAGAAATAAAAAACGGCATTGAGCGTTGGCTATCCGAATGCTGCCCTAAAACTAACAACGGGCAAATTCTGAGAGTGGCTCACAAATTCGCTTTAATCGGTGTTGTAGGCGAAATCGCAATTAAAGCTCTCATACTTCCTTTTAAACAAGCAGCTTGCGTAAAAGCCGCTGAAGTAATGTTTAACAAATGGTTAGAAGGCAGAGGCGGTGAGCGTTCGCACGAGCTAACACAAATTATAAGGAATTTAAAAGTTCTGCTAGGCGAAGGTATTAATAGATTTCTCAATGTTGACGGCACGGAAGAGGGGAAGAATATAAAAACGGCTGGTTATAAAAGGATAGCCTCGGTAAGTGATGAGCAGGATATCTCGCAAGAAGCGTTAGAAGAAGCGTATATACTTCCTACTGTTTTTGATAGCGAGGTACTAGAAGGAAAAAGTCGCAAGCTGTTTATACCCGAGTTGGTAAGCTTAGGAATTTTAAAAATTGATAATAAAGACGGACAATTTACAAATTCCGTAAGAATTGCCAAGCAAGGAAAAAAAAGAGCATTCGTAATTATCCCTTCTGCGCTTGAGGAGTTAAGTTTATGAGTAGGTTAAAAGCAGAAGTTAATAATGGTTATTGGGATAAGGTTTGGAGTGAGTTTAAATCTGGCAAAAAAGAAGAATTAGCAAAACCTCAACAACAAAAAGAAGAGACGGCAAGCAAGGTCGTCTCTTTAACTAAGTATAGACTACCATCGCAGCAAAAATCAGACTTACCGCTTGATGAACTCGAGTTTTTACTTGAAGAGCGCGCGTCTATTTTAAGTGTAGACCAAAACTTACCTTGCGACTGGGCAAAGACTATTACCAAAACAAGAGCGATAACAAGCTTGCAGCATTTTAGTTTTTTAGAACTACAAGAATTAAAGCTTAGTCTTGAGTATTGGTGTAGCGATGAGTTTAAGATAATAAGAAGCTTTATAGAAGCTGATTGGAGCTTAATTGATATATTCGGTTGCAATGGTAGCGCGCCGACTAAAGTACATGCTCAAAAGGGCTTGTTATTGCTTTTTGAAGGTAGTTTTAGAATAACCAGCGTATCCAGCAAAAGTATTGAGTATAGCGGTAGGTTCGGAGCAAAATGTACTTACTTTGGAATAAAAGCTTATAAGGATGGTATGGGGCTTGTTGGTGAGGTTTAGAGATTAAATATACTTCTTTAATTTTTCTATTATAGACTTTACTTCTTCATCGGCTAAACAGCCTAATTTAGCTAGTATAAGGCTACAATCCAGTGAGAAGATTTTTAGTCTTATTTTAGAAGCGGAAGGAAGACCAGCAACTTCAAGATTTACAATGTTTATATCGTCTTTCCAACTTGTTTGTTTAGTACTTGTAATCATAGCGAGTATACAGTGTTCGTAATTTATTTGATATTCGCTTGAAGAAATAACTAACGCAGGTCTTTTTTTACTAGCTGCTTTATCGGTAAAAGGAAAAGAAACCTTTACTATATCAAATTTATTATAAATCACTGTAAGCTTCTTCGTCTTCTTGAGATAACCATTCTGGAAGTGTTCTTGACAAAGAGTCTAAATATTCGTGATCGGTATAAGGCAATTTCTGTACTGTTACCTTGCCCTCTTCAATCTTAAACCTTATTCTGTCCCCCTTGTTTAAATGCAAAAAGCTTCTTACTTCGGTGGGAATAGTGGCTTGATATTTTTCAGTGACTTTAGAAGCTAACATAATTTATTATTTGGTATACAGTATGCGTAATACTAATATTTTTAGGTATTTAAAACAATATCAATTTATTTTAATCTAAATTCTTATCGACTTCGTCTGCACTTAAGTTAGCTATTTCAGGTGGTTTACTAAAATTGACCACTACTTTCATCGGCTTAGGCGTTACGTCCTTAGTAGTTACGTTAAGGTCTTGTTTTTCAGACCAGCCAGCTTGAGTTTTTAGGTAAAATATTATGGATGTAGTATCGTTCTTGTTGATGTTTTCCATTAATTTACTAGCTACATGCTCAATACTTTTTGCTTTTCCTTTTTTATAGGCGGTAAAAACGGCGAAATCTCTATCTCTAATCTCTCTAAAAGTCCTTTCGCATATACCGAAATAATCTGCTATTTGTTGTATTGTTAAGTTTCTTGCTAAATCTTCAACCTTAGCTATTTGCTCATCGTTAAAAACAATCTTATGTCTTCCTGTTTCTTTATTACTCATGTCTAATCTGTCTTTTGCTTTTCATCGTTTGCTACTTCAAAAACAAAATCAGGCAGCTTTTCGGTTAGCGTTACATCGCTTTCTGCTTTGTCTTTTTGTCCTAAATACTGCTTACCTAGCCATATTTGCATTGGTACGCTACCAGCATTAGCAGATTGCCATTGGATGCGTCTCAAACTAATCTTTCCAGTGTTTAAATACTTTTTATAGTATGCGGAAAAACTATCGTATCCGACTTCAACAATTCTTGCCGTTAAAGTTTTGTCATCAATCTCAAAAAAATTGCAAATCTCGTCTCTGGTACAATTTAGCTCGCAAAGTTTTTGCAACACGTCAAAATCAATTTCTTTTCTAGGCCTTCCGCCCTTATTTTTCTCAGCTGTACTCATATTTTTATATCATAATTTAATATAACTATTATATCATATTTTGGTACTGTAACAACGCAAAAAACCTTATACATTAAGGGGTTACAAGTAAAACTTTCATTCTTTCTAAATAGTATTGCGCCGACTTCCGAGCCGTCCGTCCGCTCAACCTCAAACCGATCACTTCCCCCAAGAAGAAAAGGGCGCAGCTTTTTGATATCGTTTTAAGAGGCTTACGGCGGTTTTTCTGCGAGCTATTTAAGTCTTTAGTCCATTTGTCCATTTGTAAGTTTTGACCTCTGTATAGCTTTCTAATCGGCTACATTTTCTATCATTTCATAAAAGCATTGTTTGAGTTGTGTCAAAATTCCTCTGTGTTCCTTGTTATATAAGAGTTTTAGGGAATTTAGCCTTATTATTATGCGGTTATGTGTTTTAAGTAAAAAATGGCTTGTAAGCCTTATATTTATTACTGTTACTGGTGGTACTGCTTTTTCTTAAAAACAAGATTACCTCACCAAAATTTCCCTTTTTTCTTTATGTTGAAATATATATTTTAATATAAGTTGATACAAACACCTCAACCAGTATACTAAAATTTAAAACCAGTGTACGCTAAAAAGTGATTTTTTTTAGAAAAAAGTAACGCCTGTAAAAAAAAAAGAAAAAGTGAGGTTAGTTTTCCATACATTATTGTTTTTTACCAGTACCACCAGTACCACAAAAAAAAAAAAGTCTTCTAAACCTTTTTTAATAAGGTCTCTAGCTGGTACTGGTAGTACCAGTACCAGAAGAACATTTACCAGTACCACCAGTACCAACCATTGCACAACAGCTTTTTCTAATTTCAATAAAACCATCAACTAGAACATTGCTTAAATAATTTTTAAAACCTCAAGTGTTGCATCAACAAAAAGTGGCATTTTTTAGCATATTTTTGAGCAGCCAAAATGCAAAAACCTTAATAACAAGGAGTTACGAGATAATGAAGCATTGCGTTGCATGCAACACTCGATTAGAGGTAAATTTTATTTATATAGCGGCAATTTTTTTGAGAAAAACAATTTTACAGCGAGCGATTTTTAAAGCGATGATATCTCTATAAAAATGCGGATGATAAGAAAATGCAAAAACCACGAAAATCACCCCCATTCTTTTTTTTTTCTAAATTTTAACCCATTGTTTAAAAGGCATACAAGAAAAATCACCAGTCTTATATAAATTTGCACAGTGTCATACACATAATAATATACATACATTTGCATCCTACTTACCATCAATACTACACTATTGCTAAATTTTTAAACTAGTGTACGAAATTATTGCATACTAGTACGAAATTATTAAACAAGTGTATGAAAAATGCAAGGTATTACAAGAAAGCTTTATCCTACTACAATAATATAGCACACTGGTTTCATAATTTAACCAACCCACAAAAAGCAAGCAAAAAAGTTGTCACCCGTCTCAAAACCCGTATTTAGCCACCCCCTTAAACTCTAACCATCCCCTTACATTATAGTACACCCCTCAGTCTTATAAGACTGAGGGGTGTAC
This is a stretch of genomic DNA from Candidatus Trichorickettsia mobilis. It encodes these proteins:
- a CDS encoding DUF805 domain-containing protein; translated protein: MWNNIYNLLFNKFFTFKGRSDRKEYILKSLLFILCFIIWSYSGNFSSNNNFLLKLYEIIIFILLLIMFLQSIPLNVRRLHDVNCSGWWTLISFIPFGQPVMLFLMIIKGTSGTNKYGEEPTYELPT
- a CDS encoding DUF927 domain-containing protein, with the translated sequence MANLSNIQKETITTEENLTPEEIQELIHPSEDEPNAQHPLTKRFYLAEDVVGKQIEGIPLITIDSTKDYNEKFGCVPDYYFSYFNGNGDFVFYITRYNKENTKSGKKETRPLRFNKDKNKWWKSLNKEETRPLYNLLELKQRPNAKVIVVEGELKAEIAKDLFPECVIVASSFGGKAFSKTDWSELKNREVVIAPDNDKTGTEYGEAVIKQLKKNRAAKIELLLPKTLGQYIIQNNKWVKRDGEVPPKYDVANAVADGWTRELVQKAMVEFRSFFTPIVTNEFIEDTENVYENEEVLRLGNYTFKLGGKTLFLEHIIKEKPLYDAGGNINDLGLVIKTKQVWIPLSGHVKVTHLIRDIESNNWGLLVNMIDIDGREKDIVIHKKDLATDKSTMELLLGRGLRINKLKKVVGNLLMGEILHDYLNTSAPDKRAIGSEKVGWNSSSYLMPYVNNPRNAYHIANNAPKEDFVLQSHSSTSRKLEKRGTLESWQQEIGKYAEDNHVLEFVASAAFTAPLLEPTNQEGFAILLCGNSSIGKSTALSVANSIWGSGKPSSFRITDNAAESLLKNCNDGLVTLDELGQAQASSLGDIIYMITNGIGKGRAKKNGEAQAVSAFKVVVIASGEVGAEGKLAEKGKSVTAGQSVRLIDLNAVMEHGIFNTLHHFNSGSELSDHLKKASVDNQGVVIDEFLKYITANFDEVLEEIKNGIERWLSECCPKTNNGQILRVAHKFALIGVVGEIAIKALILPFKQAACVKAAEVMFNKWLEGRGGERSHELTQIIRNLKVLLGEGINRFLNVDGTEEGKNIKTAGYKRIASVSDEQDISQEALEEAYILPTVFDSEVLEGKSRKLFIPELVSLGILKIDNKDGQFTNSVRIAKQGKKRAFVIIPSALEELSL
- a CDS encoding type II toxin-antitoxin system PemK/MazF family toxin, which codes for MIYNKFDIVKVSFPFTDKAASKKRPALVISSSEYQINYEHCILAMITSTKQTSWKDDINIVNLEVAGLPSASKIRLKIFSLDCSLILAKLGCLADEEVKSIIEKLKKYI
- a CDS encoding AbrB/MazE/SpoVT family DNA-binding domain-containing protein is translated as MLASKVTEKYQATIPTEVRSFLHLNKGDRIRFKIEEGKVTVQKLPYTDHEYLDSLSRTLPEWLSQEDEEAYSDL
- a CDS encoding helix-turn-helix domain-containing protein, which translates into the protein MSNKETGRHKIVFNDEQIAKVEDLARNLTIQQIADYFGICERTFREIRDRDFAVFTAYKKGKAKSIEHVASKLMENINKNDTTSIIFYLKTQAGWSEKQDLNVTTKDVTPKPMKVVVNFSKPPEIANLSADEVDKNLD